A window of the Acidovorax sp. YS12 genome harbors these coding sequences:
- a CDS encoding GGDEF domain-containing protein — translation MHADVPTMLLMIVISSVAMALALAIVGWGQRRDGIAWWATGLLLHALGYVLYGGRGRMPDGLSIVLANVLLACALSALQAAVHQFLGRAWPRWHMAVPVLFIALVMWALMDHYPLRAATASLCYAVQIGLLLSALRPMARPGAGRGVVLLGLGLGVQMLVLLLRAAMALWGPQHPSGLLASDLVQSLTFLMSFLTVQMASLGFVFMTRDRLDEGNRRLATTDALTGVANRRSAIFALERDAARAQRMGGPVALMVVDIDHFKRINDAHGHLAGDRVLCHVVNVLSDRVRTQDLVGRYGGEEFLVLLPDTGLDGALVLAEQLRQSVQQSVCHWQGQALAVTVSIGVFGGTLGSGDTWEMVLDAADRALYQAKQDGRNRVQASPGLRTLATRAAPEDAAGPGPSTQNI, via the coding sequence ATGCACGCTGACGTTCCGACCATGCTCCTGATGATCGTCATCAGTTCGGTGGCCATGGCCCTGGCGCTGGCCATCGTCGGCTGGGGGCAGCGGCGCGACGGCATCGCCTGGTGGGCCACGGGGCTGCTGCTGCACGCGCTGGGCTACGTGCTGTACGGCGGGCGCGGACGCATGCCCGACGGGCTGTCCATCGTGCTCGCCAACGTCCTGCTGGCCTGCGCGCTCTCGGCGCTGCAGGCCGCCGTCCACCAGTTCCTGGGCCGGGCCTGGCCGCGCTGGCACATGGCGGTGCCGGTGCTGTTCATCGCGCTGGTCATGTGGGCGCTGATGGACCACTACCCGCTGCGTGCGGCCACGGCCAGCCTGTGCTATGCGGTGCAGATCGGCCTGCTGCTGTCGGCCTTGCGCCCCATGGCCAGGCCCGGCGCGGGGCGCGGCGTGGTGCTGCTGGGCCTGGGGCTGGGCGTGCAGATGCTGGTGCTGCTGCTGCGCGCGGCCATGGCGCTGTGGGGGCCGCAGCATCCGTCCGGGCTGCTGGCGAGCGACCTGGTGCAGAGCCTGACCTTCCTGATGTCGTTCCTCACGGTGCAGATGGCGTCGCTGGGCTTCGTCTTCATGACCCGGGACCGGCTCGACGAAGGCAACCGCCGCCTGGCCACCACCGATGCGCTCACGGGCGTGGCCAACCGCCGCTCGGCGATTTTCGCGCTGGAGCGCGATGCCGCGCGCGCCCAGCGCATGGGCGGGCCGGTGGCGCTGATGGTGGTGGACATCGACCATTTCAAGCGCATCAACGACGCGCACGGCCACCTGGCAGGCGACCGCGTGCTGTGCCACGTCGTAAACGTGCTGAGCGACCGCGTGCGCACCCAGGATCTGGTGGGCCGCTATGGCGGCGAGGAATTCCTCGTGCTGCTGCCGGACACCGGCCTGGACGGCGCCCTGGTGCTGGCCGAGCAGTTGCGCCAGAGCGTGCAGCAGTCGGTATGCCACTGGCAGGGCCAGGCCCTGGCCGTCACGGTCAGCATCGGGGTGTTCGGCGGCACCCTGGGCAGCGGCGACACCTGGGAGATGGTGCTCGACGCCGCCGACCGCGCCCTGTACCAGGCCAAGCAGGACGGACGCAACCGCGTACAGGCCAGCCCCGGCCTGCGCACGCTGGCAACGCGCGCCGCGCCCGAGGACGCGGCAGGCCCCGGACCATCCACACAGAACATTTGA
- a CDS encoding Cache 3/Cache 2 fusion domain-containing protein produces the protein MAAVSLANHRSVARRVTLAALGLVALVLVLVGLALAVLTERSTRAQLVRSVGDTAQALAHSLDAADNTNRELAKGAMRGFQRYFEATMQLNEETGELRSYGALVNEDYSAVDKFANETGGVASVFARKGDDFIRITTSVKNEQGQRQQGTPLERTDPAHAVVAKGEPYTGITLVAGKPYMGDYLPVKDAGGKVVALLFIGNDISIFDAMLQKQVEQMRFFEHGGVYLVNPGAALEQARFVYHPTARGKKVLEAFPQSRAFFEALAAAPDGFVRDAAAVLYPGAEAPWALLRKTQGGWWVVAEVPDAEAMASQRHVSWAVWGLMALALGLLGVGLFVMLRRGVSQPLTGLTQAITLVAQGDLTQSFQTTRRDEIGALVQEVEGMRLRYVQMLQQVRTAVDGIGTASAEIASGNQDLSARTEATASSLGQTAQSLEHLTATVRQSADAAHQANQLAASAAQVAARGGQVVGEVVSTMGDINQSSRKIADIIGVIDGIAFQTNILALNAAVEAARAGEQGRGFAVVAGEVRSLAGRSAEAAREIKQLIHASVEKVEAGARLVQDAGSTMDEIVGSVQRVGGIIGEITAAAADQAGGIGQVNQAVGQLDQMTQQNAALVEQSAAAAHSLREQAARLAGAVQVFKLEPQDAARPAHGLALALGKP, from the coding sequence ATGGCCGCCGTTTCGCTTGCCAACCACCGTTCCGTGGCCCGCCGGGTCACGCTCGCGGCACTGGGCCTCGTGGCGCTGGTGCTGGTGCTGGTGGGGCTGGCCCTGGCGGTGCTCACCGAGCGCAGCACGCGCGCGCAGCTGGTGCGCAGCGTGGGCGACACGGCCCAGGCCCTGGCCCATTCGCTCGACGCCGCCGACAACACCAACCGCGAGCTGGCGAAAGGCGCCATGCGCGGCTTCCAGCGCTACTTCGAGGCCACCATGCAGCTCAACGAGGAAACGGGCGAGCTGCGCAGCTACGGGGCGCTGGTGAACGAGGACTACAGCGCCGTGGACAAGTTCGCCAACGAAACCGGCGGCGTGGCCAGCGTGTTCGCCCGCAAGGGTGACGATTTCATCCGCATCACCACCTCGGTGAAGAACGAACAGGGCCAGCGCCAGCAGGGCACGCCGCTGGAGCGCACCGACCCCGCCCATGCGGTGGTGGCCAAGGGCGAGCCCTACACCGGCATCACCCTGGTGGCGGGCAAGCCCTACATGGGCGACTACCTGCCGGTCAAGGACGCCGGCGGCAAGGTGGTGGCGCTGCTGTTCATCGGCAACGACATCAGCATCTTCGATGCCATGCTGCAAAAGCAGGTCGAGCAGATGCGCTTCTTCGAGCACGGCGGCGTGTACCTGGTCAACCCCGGGGCCGCGCTGGAGCAGGCCCGCTTCGTGTACCACCCCACGGCGCGCGGCAAGAAGGTGCTCGAGGCCTTCCCGCAGTCGCGTGCCTTCTTCGAGGCACTGGCGGCCGCGCCGGACGGCTTCGTGCGCGATGCGGCGGCCGTGCTCTACCCCGGGGCCGAGGCCCCCTGGGCACTGCTGCGCAAGACCCAGGGCGGCTGGTGGGTCGTGGCCGAGGTGCCCGACGCCGAGGCCATGGCCAGCCAGCGCCACGTCTCCTGGGCCGTGTGGGGGCTGATGGCGCTGGCCCTGGGGCTGCTGGGCGTGGGCCTGTTCGTGATGCTGCGCCGCGGCGTCAGCCAGCCGCTCACCGGGCTCACGCAGGCCATCACCCTGGTGGCGCAGGGCGACCTGACGCAGAGCTTCCAGACCACGCGGCGCGACGAGATCGGCGCGCTGGTGCAAGAGGTCGAGGGCATGCGCCTGCGCTACGTGCAGATGCTGCAGCAGGTGCGCACGGCGGTGGACGGCATCGGCACCGCCAGCGCCGAGATCGCCAGCGGCAACCAGGACCTGTCGGCCCGCACCGAGGCCACCGCCAGCAGCCTGGGGCAGACGGCGCAGAGCCTGGAGCACCTCACGGCCACGGTGCGCCAGTCGGCCGACGCGGCGCACCAGGCGAACCAGCTCGCGGCCTCCGCCGCGCAGGTGGCGGCGCGCGGCGGCCAGGTGGTGGGCGAGGTGGTCAGCACCATGGGCGACATCAACCAAAGCTCGCGCAAGATCGCCGACATCATCGGCGTGATCGACGGCATCGCCTTCCAGACCAACATCCTGGCCCTGAATGCCGCCGTCGAGGCCGCGCGCGCCGGCGAGCAGGGCCGCGGCTTCGCCGTGGTGGCGGGCGAGGTGCGCAGCCTGGCGGGCCGCTCGGCCGAGGCCGCGCGCGAGATCAAGCAGCTCATCCACGCCTCGGTGGAAAAGGTCGAGGCGGGCGCGCGCCTGGTGCAGGACGCGGGCAGCACCATGGACGAAATCGTCGGCAGCGTGCAGCGCGTGGGCGGCATCATCGGCGAGATCACGGCGGCCGCGGCCGACCAGGCGGGCGGCATCGGCCAGGTCAACCAGGCCGTGGGCCAGCTCGACCAGATGACGCAGCAAAACGCCGCGCTGGTGGAGCAGTCGGCCGCCGCCGCGCACAGCCTGCGCGAACAGGCCGCGCGCCTGGCGGGCGCCGTGCAGGTGTTCAAGCTGGAGCCGCAGGACGCGGCCCGCCCCGCGCACGGCCTGGCGCTGGCCCTCGGCAAACCCTGA
- the metW gene encoding methionine biosynthesis protein MetW: MSETSTMQAIARLVPQGARVLDLGCGDGALLDLLQRTRGCTGYGVEYADANVLACVRRGVNVLQLNLEDGLAVFEDNSFDVVLQIDTLQHLRNAETMLRETARVGRHGIVAFPNFAHWPNRLSVLRGRMPVTRRLPYQWYDTPNIRVGTYKDFEVLAGKNRLRILDAFGLQDGQEVRFLPNARAGTAVFHFEHS, translated from the coding sequence ATGAGCGAGACATCCACCATGCAGGCCATCGCCCGCCTGGTTCCCCAGGGCGCGCGCGTGCTCGACCTGGGCTGCGGCGACGGCGCCCTGCTCGACCTGCTGCAGCGCACCCGGGGCTGCACCGGCTACGGCGTGGAATATGCCGACGCCAACGTGCTGGCCTGCGTGCGCCGCGGCGTCAACGTGCTGCAGCTCAACCTGGAGGACGGCCTGGCGGTGTTCGAGGACAACAGCTTCGACGTGGTGCTGCAGATCGACACCCTGCAACACCTGCGCAACGCCGAGACCATGCTGCGCGAGACGGCGCGCGTGGGCCGGCACGGCATCGTCGCCTTTCCCAACTTCGCGCACTGGCCCAACCGCCTGTCGGTGCTGCGCGGGCGCATGCCGGTCACGCGGCGCCTGCCCTACCAGTGGTACGACACGCCGAACATCCGCGTCGGCACCTACAAGGACTTCGAGGTGCTGGCGGGCAAGAACCGGCTGCGCATCCTCGACGCCTTCGGCCTGCAGGACGGCCAGGAGGTGCGCTTCCTGCCGAACGCACGCGCGGGCACGGCGGTGTTCCACTTCGAGCATTCCTGA
- a CDS encoding homoserine O-acetyltransferase gives MSFIATPQFMHFPEALPLQGGTSIQDYTLAYETYGTLNAERSNAVLVCHALNASHHVAGVYEGQPKSEGWWDNMIGPGKPVDTNRFFVIGVNNLGSCFGSTGPMHTHPGTGHVYGADFPVVTVEDWVDAQARLLDRLGITQLAAVMGGSLGGMQALSWTLQYPERMRHAVVVASAPNLTAENIAFNEVARRAIVTDPDFHGGHFYAHGVIPKRGLRIARMIGHITYLSDDVMNEKFGRQLRDGLEPKYSTQDIEFQIESYLRHQGDKFSDYFDANTYLLITRALDYFDPARRHGGSLTRALAPVRARYLLVSFSTDWRFAPSRSREIVKALLDNHRDVAYAEIDAPHGHDAFLLEDARYMAVVRSYFDNIAKELA, from the coding sequence ATGTCGTTCATCGCCACACCCCAGTTCATGCACTTCCCGGAGGCCCTGCCGCTGCAGGGGGGAACCTCCATCCAAGACTACACCCTGGCCTACGAGACCTACGGCACGCTCAACGCCGAGCGCTCGAACGCCGTGCTCGTGTGCCATGCCCTGAACGCGTCGCACCACGTCGCGGGCGTGTACGAGGGGCAGCCCAAGAGCGAAGGCTGGTGGGACAACATGATCGGCCCGGGCAAGCCCGTGGACACCAACCGCTTCTTCGTCATCGGCGTGAACAACCTGGGCTCGTGCTTCGGCTCGACCGGCCCGATGCACACCCACCCCGGCACGGGGCACGTCTATGGCGCCGACTTCCCCGTGGTCACGGTGGAGGATTGGGTCGATGCCCAGGCCCGGCTGCTCGACCGGCTGGGCATCACGCAGCTGGCGGCGGTGATGGGCGGCAGCCTGGGCGGCATGCAGGCGCTTTCCTGGACCCTCCAGTACCCCGAGCGCATGCGCCATGCCGTGGTGGTGGCCAGCGCGCCCAACCTGACGGCGGAGAACATCGCCTTCAACGAGGTGGCGCGCCGCGCCATCGTGACCGACCCGGACTTCCACGGCGGCCACTTCTACGCGCATGGCGTGATCCCGAAGCGCGGCCTGCGCATCGCGCGCATGATCGGCCACATCACCTACCTGAGCGACGACGTGATGAACGAGAAGTTCGGCCGCCAGCTGCGCGACGGGCTGGAGCCGAAGTACTCGACGCAGGACATCGAGTTCCAGATCGAAAGCTACCTGCGCCACCAGGGCGACAAGTTCAGCGACTACTTCGACGCCAACACCTACCTGCTCATCACACGCGCGCTGGACTATTTCGACCCCGCGCGGCGCCACGGCGGCAGCCTCACGCGGGCGCTGGCACCGGTGCGCGCGCGCTACCTGCTGGTGAGCTTCAGCACCGACTGGCGCTTCGCCCCATCGCGCTCACGCGAGATCGTCAAGGCGCTGCTGGACAACCACCGCGACGTGGCCTACGCCGAGATCGACGCGCCGCACGGCCACGACGCCTTCCTGCTGGAGGACGCGCGCTACATGGCCGTGGTGCGCTCCTACTTCGACAACATCGCCAAGGAGCTGGCATGA
- a CDS encoding TMEM165/GDT1 family protein, with amino-acid sequence MEAFFVSTAIVALAEMGDKTQLLSLVLAARFRKPWPIVLGIFVATLTNHALAGAVGAWVTQLLGPQLLRWVLGASFIAMALWMLIPDKLDDDEAGGDAPRWGVFGTTVLAFFLAEMGDKTQIATVMLAAQYSAWAWVVMGTTVGMMLANAPVVWLGERITRRVPIRAVHVVSAVIFLGLGLLALWAPT; translated from the coding sequence ATGGAAGCCTTTTTCGTATCCACGGCCATCGTTGCGTTGGCTGAAATGGGTGACAAGACCCAGTTGCTCTCGCTCGTGCTGGCCGCGCGCTTTCGCAAGCCCTGGCCGATCGTGCTGGGCATTTTCGTTGCCACGCTGACCAACCATGCGCTGGCCGGGGCCGTGGGCGCCTGGGTGACCCAGTTGCTGGGCCCGCAGCTGCTGCGCTGGGTGCTGGGGGCGTCGTTCATCGCCATGGCGCTGTGGATGCTGATTCCCGACAAGCTGGACGATGACGAGGCCGGCGGCGACGCGCCGCGCTGGGGCGTGTTCGGCACCACGGTGCTGGCCTTCTTCCTGGCCGAGATGGGCGACAAGACGCAGATCGCCACCGTCATGCTGGCCGCGCAGTACAGCGCCTGGGCGTGGGTGGTGATGGGCACCACGGTGGGCATGATGCTAGCGAACGCGCCGGTGGTCTGGCTGGGCGAGCGCATCACGCGGCGCGTGCCGATCCGCGCGGTGCACGTGGTGTCGGCGGTGATCTTCCTGGGGCTGGGGTTGTTGGCCCTGTGGGCGCCGACTTGA
- a CDS encoding RNA-binding protein, translating into MGNKLYVGNLPYSFRDGDLEQTFGAFGAVQSAKVMMERDTGRSKGFGFVEMGSAAEAQAAIAGVHGQQFGGRDLVVNIARPMEPRPPRAGGYGGGRGAY; encoded by the coding sequence ATGGGCAACAAACTGTACGTGGGCAACCTGCCCTATTCCTTCCGCGACGGCGATCTCGAGCAAACCTTCGGCGCCTTCGGCGCGGTGCAAAGCGCTAAAGTCATGATGGAGCGCGACACCGGCCGTTCCAAGGGCTTTGGCTTCGTCGAAATGGGCAGCGCCGCCGAGGCGCAAGCCGCGATTGCCGGCGTGCACGGTCAGCAGTTTGGCGGCCGCGATCTGGTGGTCAATATCGCCCGCCCCATGGAGCCGCGCCCGCCCCGCGCTGGCGGCTACGGCGGCGGCCGCGGCGCCTATTGA